The following are from one region of the Fusarium keratoplasticum isolate Fu6.1 chromosome 4, whole genome shotgun sequence genome:
- a CDS encoding Peptidase-M43 domain-containing protein — translation MVSKSILAVLLGTAGVLALPPRCAVTDPTPEQLDNAATLRAIEETARIAARASITVETYFHVVSSSSSKYITQKQLQDQLVYMNDSYGPHGVTFRLAGTDFTTNTNWAAGNGEVAMKRQLRKGDYSTLNLYFVDTPKLDGRTALGYCHFPEPGVTTGSTTFIKDGCVIDAQTVPGGTAEPYNLGGTAVHEIGHWFNLFHTFQGGCTGSGDFVSDTPAQGKNTSGCPARSDTCPNQPGDDPIHNYMDYSDDICYEEFTPGQETRLHTAWETYRQ, via the exons ATGGTTTCCAAGTCTATTCTCGCTGTTCTTCTCGGCACCGCCGGTGTCCTGGCTCTCCCCCCTCGTTGCGCCGTCACTGATCCCACACCGGAACAGTTGGACAATGCCGCAACTCTCAGGGCCATTGAGGAAACCGCCAGAATCGCCGCCAGGGCCTCCATCACTGTCGAAACATATTTCCATGTTgtctcgtcttcctcatccaagTACATCACCCAAAAGCAGCTACAAGACCAGCTGGTCTACATGAACGATTCTTATGGCCCCCATGGAGTTACGTTCAGGCTGGCGGGCACCGATTTCACCACAAACACCAACTGGGCTGCTGGCAACGGCGAGGTTGCGATGAAGAGGCAGCTCCGTAAAGGAGATTACAGCACTCTCAACCTCTACTTTGTTGACACTCCCAAGCTGGATGGCCGCACGGCTCTCGGCTACTGCCACTTCCCCGAGCCTGGGGTGACAACTGGATCCACGACTTTCATCAAGGACGGTTGCGTCATTGATGCGCAAACCGTCCCCGGCGGAACTGCTGAACCATACAACCTGGGTGGAACTGCTGTCCACGAGATTGGACACTGGTTCAATCTCTTCCATACTTTCCAGGGCGGCTGCACTGGCAGTGGAGACTTTGTCAGCGATACCCCTGCCCAGGGTAAAAACACATCGGGTTGCCCTGCCCGCTCGGATACGTGCCCAAACCAGCCTGGCGATGACCCCATCCACAATTACATGGATTATTCTGACGA TATCTGTTATGAGGAGTTTACTCCCGGCCAGGAGACTCGCCTTCACACCGCTTGGGAGACTTATCGCCAGTAG